The genomic segment GGTCGCGCCATGGTCCGGTTGATTGAAGATCTGTTCATCAAACACCTGGACAATCCGCTGCTGCGCCAGGGCAACGATCAGGCCTGCTTTGAAGTCGCCGCGGGACGCATGGTGATGTCCACTGACGGCCATGTGATCGCGCCGCTGTTCTTTCCCGGCGGCGATATCGGCACTCTTGCAGTGTATGGCACGGTCAACGACGTGGCCATGTCCGGCGCCAGGCCACTCTATCTCTCCGCCAGTTTCATTCTCGAAGAAGGTTTTCCGCTGGCGGATCTGGAACGCATTGTGATCAGCATGGCTGATGCGGCCGCAGCGGCTGGTGTGAGTGTGGTCTGTGGTGACACCAAGGTGGTGGAGCAGGGCAAGGGCGATGGGGTTTTTATCAGTACCACCGGTGTTGGGATAGTGCCGGAAGGGGTGAATATTTCCGGTGATCGGGCGCGGCCCGGCGATGCCATACTGGTCAGCGGCAGCATGGGCGATCACGGGATTGCCATT from the Gammaproteobacteria bacterium genome contains:
- the hypE gene encoding hydrogenase expression/formation protein HypE, producing MSHGSGGRAMVRLIEDLFIKHLDNPLLRQGNDQACFEVAAGRMVMSTDGHVIAPLFFPGGDIGTLAVYGTVNDVAMSGARPLYLSASFILEEGFPLADLERIVISMADAAAAAGVSVVCGDTKVVEQGKGDGVFISTTGVGIVPEGVNISGDRARPGDAILVSGSMGDHGIAILSKRENLEFETTIESDLAALNGLVADMVNAVPQIRCLRDPTRGGLAATLNELAGQSGVGMQLNEAAIPVKPQVAAACELLGLDPLYIANEG